The following proteins are encoded in a genomic region of Alkalibaculum bacchi:
- a CDS encoding M14 family metallopeptidase translates to MIICNHQVQPGEKKRCALKVSERIQIPLWLVAGKEPGPTLIITAGVHGCEYVGLLTAKKLFEEIDPVGMRGQVVILPSVNEFGLYQGLKQIVPDDGKNLNRVFPGKVDGTTSEQIAYAIEHEIYPHGDFLIDLHGGDCNETMTPLVFFSKVAQECVVEKSRQAATFLQVDYRIPSTAKNGLYSYAAQCGIPSMLLEIGGQGLWTQEQLEQCLESLYSLMGHLDMMGSGRKNINQKEAVEAVYEDAESDGLWYPAVSPGQRITTGMVLGVLEDLEGNELQRVRAKFDGVAWYFVTALGVRRGDDLIAYGRCQ, encoded by the coding sequence ATGATCATTTGTAATCACCAAGTGCAGCCTGGAGAGAAAAAAAGATGTGCACTGAAGGTAAGTGAGCGTATACAAATCCCCCTATGGTTAGTAGCTGGCAAGGAGCCAGGTCCCACATTAATTATAACTGCTGGTGTTCACGGCTGTGAATACGTAGGATTGTTGACTGCAAAAAAACTGTTTGAGGAGATTGACCCAGTTGGTATGCGAGGGCAAGTTGTGATTTTACCTTCGGTAAATGAGTTCGGTCTTTATCAAGGGCTGAAACAGATTGTCCCAGATGACGGAAAAAACTTGAACCGAGTATTTCCAGGTAAGGTAGATGGTACGACTAGTGAGCAAATCGCTTATGCTATTGAACATGAAATCTATCCCCATGGAGATTTTTTAATTGATCTCCACGGTGGCGACTGTAACGAAACTATGACGCCCTTAGTGTTTTTTTCTAAAGTTGCACAAGAGTGCGTAGTGGAGAAAAGTCGGCAAGCTGCGACTTTTCTCCAGGTGGATTACCGTATTCCTTCCACGGCTAAAAACGGTCTGTATAGCTATGCAGCTCAGTGCGGAATCCCTAGTATGCTCTTAGAGATCGGTGGACAAGGATTGTGGACTCAGGAACAATTAGAGCAGTGCCTGGAGAGTTTATACAGCCTCATGGGTCATCTAGATATGATGGGGAGTGGGCGTAAAAATATTAACCAGAAAGAAGCAGTGGAGGCAGTGTATGAGGACGCTGAATCGGACGGTCTCTGGTACCCTGCTGTGAGTCCGGGTCAGAGAATCACCACAGGCATGGTGTTAGGTGTCTTGGAAGACTTAGAAGGCAACGAACTTCAAAGGGTTAGAGCAAAATTTGATGGCGTGGCTTGGTATTTTGTAACAGCACTGGGAGTGCGTCGAGGGGATGATTTGATTGCTTATGGGCGCTGTCAATGA
- a CDS encoding ABC transporter ATP-binding protein, which produces MSEIILEGRGLTRRYKTDTGQTLTACRGVDLTLHKGKTLGIVGESGCGKSTLLRMVTQLEQPDEGRLFYFGKDITSLKGEELRKNRRHIQMVFQDSSAAFFPRMKVSEAVSEPLRNFKRLSQREVDRQVSKLLELVELPESFSERYPHSMSGGQRQRLGIARALALNPDVLVCDEATSALDVSVQQRIIQLLAEIQRERKLSMIFVCHDLALVQSMSHQIMVMYLGGVVESLPGNQMWERACHPYSKALLGSIFAVDMDFDKPLSRLEGDVPSPLDLPKGCPFHTRCAQCMDRCQQERPALRTIGPDHQVACHLYSNEVKECI; this is translated from the coding sequence ATGTCTGAAATAATATTAGAGGGTCGAGGTCTAACTCGGCGCTACAAAACAGATACTGGCCAAACTCTAACGGCCTGTAGAGGAGTGGATTTGACGCTTCACAAAGGAAAGACCCTGGGGATTGTGGGAGAAAGCGGTTGTGGTAAAAGTACTCTGCTACGGATGGTAACACAACTGGAGCAGCCTGATGAGGGCAGATTGTTCTATTTCGGAAAGGATATCACCTCTTTAAAGGGGGAGGAACTGCGCAAGAACCGCCGGCATATTCAAATGGTGTTTCAGGACTCTTCTGCTGCCTTTTTTCCCAGGATGAAAGTTTCAGAGGCTGTCAGCGAACCATTGCGCAATTTTAAACGCCTTTCCCAAAGGGAAGTTGACAGGCAAGTGTCCAAGTTGCTGGAATTGGTTGAGTTACCGGAGAGTTTTTCTGAACGCTATCCTCATTCTATGAGCGGAGGACAGAGGCAGCGGCTAGGTATCGCTCGAGCTCTGGCACTGAATCCAGATGTTTTAGTCTGTGACGAGGCGACCTCTGCACTGGATGTTTCCGTCCAGCAGCGAATTATACAACTTTTGGCGGAGATTCAGCGAGAGCGAAAACTCTCTATGATCTTTGTATGCCATGATTTGGCGCTGGTGCAGTCCATGTCCCATCAGATCATGGTCATGTATCTAGGAGGTGTTGTGGAGTCCTTACCAGGTAATCAGATGTGGGAGCGGGCCTGTCATCCTTATTCTAAGGCTCTTTTAGGATCAATTTTTGCTGTTGATATGGATTTTGATAAACCTTTAAGCAGGCTAGAAGGGGATGTTCCTAGTCCACTGGATTTACCTAAAGGGTGCCCATTTCACACCCGTTGTGCTCAGTGTATGGACCGATGTCAACAGGAACGGCCAGCCTTGAGGACAATTGGTCCAGATCATCAAGTAGCTTGTCATCTATATTCTAATGAAGTTAAGGAGTGTATATAA
- the nikC gene encoding nickel transporter permease — MTNSKRQFILFLILVLGIVVVAILAPVLVTHDPQQAILTEATQAPSSEHWFGTDRMGRDLFSRVIYGTRTSLSSTLLLVISIFTVGGVLGIVAGYAGGAVDAVIMRISDMMVSFPGMALAIAMAGIMGPSITNAVIAITMVSWTKYARLARSLVLKTKYEDYVLAAKISGTRTRYILWRYMTPSVLPTLIITAATDMGGMMLELAAFSFLGLGAQSTSIEWGYMLNEGRAYMESAPWLMIYPGLAIFITVVSFNLLGDSLRDILDPQDSSKKQYFSKQKKERKKHEKLALKREKLSMKKWIKGAGLLLITLMITASFAGCGNDSTKDDAGTTNDSQADTTHLNFGVYNYSDSLDPATNTNSSWAAMRFGITESLFIFNDQVVAENNLCDSYEVSDDYLTWTLHIRDGVKFSNGNDMTPSAVKASIERLYAETDASQGGTGNSNPESYLTYKSISADDAAGTVTIVCESPTSNIPGILAYPYFAIIDASVADKEIVGTGPYKVDKFNPGVNIDMSSNERYWNGKVPYKTVNIMFIDDSSTKTMALKSGDIDLTENITTVSDLATLSEDSAYYVSTAAGVRTANSYMNFKGVLENEALRQAIIIALDIDTMCDITVGGMYTPGFSVLPSSLAYNYDKLNNPFSFNKENAIKILDDAGIVDSNGDGWRELDGQNIDLDSVTFTSRNLNEFAEASALLLKEIGIKVTVNIRDYDTALALLNAGEFDLWTCNTLTVGVGDPQDYLSNWYSKNSRNFGYYSSSEYDAAFEELMIEMDDNRRLELITELQQILIDGAATIVYGYYNSRMFSDISKVTGADIATIDYYWLTTDIKPAR, encoded by the coding sequence ATGACCAATAGCAAACGGCAGTTTATCTTATTTTTAATTTTGGTTCTAGGTATTGTAGTAGTTGCAATTCTGGCTCCTGTATTGGTCACTCATGATCCCCAGCAGGCGATCCTTACAGAGGCTACCCAGGCGCCTAGCAGTGAACACTGGTTTGGCACAGATCGCATGGGACGAGATCTGTTCTCACGGGTTATTTATGGAACACGAACCTCCCTGTCATCAACATTGCTTCTCGTGATCAGTATTTTTACGGTGGGAGGTGTGCTGGGTATTGTGGCAGGTTATGCAGGGGGAGCGGTAGATGCAGTGATTATGCGCATCTCCGACATGATGGTTTCCTTTCCTGGGATGGCGTTGGCTATAGCTATGGCGGGAATAATGGGCCCCAGTATCACTAATGCGGTCATTGCAATCACCATGGTCAGCTGGACCAAATATGCCCGTTTGGCCCGTAGCTTGGTACTAAAAACTAAGTATGAGGATTATGTGTTGGCGGCTAAAATATCCGGCACTAGAACTCGCTATATTCTTTGGCGGTACATGACCCCTTCGGTCTTACCTACATTAATTATCACTGCGGCTACCGATATGGGTGGCATGATGCTGGAGTTGGCAGCCTTTTCCTTTCTAGGATTAGGGGCTCAATCAACTTCTATCGAATGGGGCTATATGCTTAATGAAGGTAGAGCCTATATGGAATCAGCTCCATGGCTAATGATCTATCCTGGACTGGCTATATTCATTACGGTGGTCTCATTTAATTTGCTAGGCGATAGTTTGCGGGACATTCTTGATCCACAAGACAGCAGCAAAAAACAATATTTTAGTAAGCAAAAAAAGGAGAGAAAAAAACATGAAAAATTAGCGTTAAAAAGGGAGAAATTATCTATGAAAAAGTGGATTAAAGGCGCAGGTCTTTTGTTGATCACTCTCATGATAACAGCAAGCTTTGCCGGTTGCGGCAATGACAGCACTAAAGACGATGCCGGCACAACAAATGACAGCCAAGCCGACACAACACACCTGAACTTCGGTGTCTACAATTATTCGGATTCATTGGATCCTGCCACCAATACGAATTCCAGCTGGGCAGCGATGCGTTTCGGTATTACCGAATCTCTGTTTATATTTAACGACCAGGTTGTAGCAGAAAACAATCTTTGTGATAGCTATGAAGTCTCCGATGACTATCTTACTTGGACCTTACATATCCGGGATGGTGTGAAATTCTCTAATGGCAACGATATGACTCCTTCTGCCGTAAAAGCTTCCATCGAGAGACTGTATGCCGAGACAGACGCGTCTCAAGGGGGGACAGGAAATTCCAACCCAGAGAGTTACCTTACTTATAAATCCATTTCAGCTGATGATGCGGCTGGTACGGTGACCATCGTTTGTGAAAGCCCCACCTCAAATATTCCAGGAATCCTTGCATATCCCTACTTTGCCATTATCGATGCATCTGTAGCGGACAAGGAAATTGTCGGAACAGGTCCATACAAGGTTGATAAATTCAACCCTGGTGTCAATATAGATATGTCATCTAATGAGCGCTACTGGAATGGTAAAGTACCTTATAAAACCGTCAATATTATGTTTATTGATGACAGTTCTACTAAGACTATGGCTTTAAAGAGTGGTGATATAGATCTGACTGAGAATATTACCACTGTTAGCGATCTGGCTACTTTGTCTGAGGACAGTGCTTACTATGTCTCTACTGCGGCTGGCGTGCGTACGGCTAATTCCTATATGAATTTTAAGGGTGTCTTGGAAAATGAGGCACTGCGTCAAGCAATAATAATCGCTCTGGATATTGATACAATGTGTGATATTACTGTAGGTGGCATGTACACCCCTGGTTTTTCGGTACTGCCATCCTCTTTGGCTTACAATTATGACAAACTGAATAATCCGTTTTCCTTCAATAAGGAAAACGCCATAAAAATACTGGATGATGCGGGAATCGTTGATAGTAACGGTGACGGCTGGAGAGAGTTAGATGGGCAAAATATTGATTTAGATTCGGTAACATTTACAAGTCGTAATCTCAACGAGTTTGCAGAGGCTAGTGCTTTGTTACTGAAGGAAATCGGCATTAAAGTGACGGTAAATATTCGTGACTATGATACGGCCTTGGCTCTGCTCAATGCCGGTGAATTTGACTTATGGACTTGCAATACTCTCACTGTAGGCGTAGGAGATCCACAAGACTATTTAAGCAATTGGTATTCTAAGAACTCTAGAAATTTTGGATACTATTCTAGCTCCGAATATGACGCTGCCTTCGAGGAGTTGATGATAGAGATGGACGACAATCGCCGCCTAGAGCTCATCACTGAACTGCAACAAATTCTCATTGATGGTGCAGCTACCATTGTATATGGTTATTATAATAGCCGTATGTTCAGCGATATTAGCAAAGTGACCGGAGCAGACATTGCTACTATTGACTACTATTGGTTGACTACCGATATTAAGCCGGCGAGGTGA
- a CDS encoding ABC transporter ATP-binding protein, whose amino-acid sequence MLDYQSVSVIYGDNKPSLSDFTLRIQKGEIVALVGESGSGKTTAIRAAMGLLPSGGQIVKGDIRFDGQSLLYLTDNEWRALRGGSMSMIFQDSGTMLNPIRTIGSQFIEYIRTHKQKTKKEAWEMGWMMLERMGLPHSKTIMKSYPFQLSGGMRQRVGIAMAMVFEPRILLADEPTSALDVTTQSQIVREMMGLREKFGTSILLVTHNLGVAAYMADRILVMTQGSIVDQGDRQAILEHPSADYTRDLLESVPSMRGKRYV is encoded by the coding sequence ATGCTTGACTACCAAAGTGTATCCGTCATTTATGGTGACAATAAACCATCTCTTTCTGATTTTACACTAAGGATTCAAAAAGGTGAGATTGTGGCTCTGGTAGGAGAGAGTGGAAGTGGAAAAACCACCGCCATCCGTGCTGCAATGGGATTGCTGCCGAGTGGCGGTCAGATTGTAAAAGGGGATATCCGTTTTGACGGACAATCCCTTTTATATCTTACGGACAATGAGTGGCGAGCCCTGAGAGGTGGCAGCATGTCTATGATCTTTCAGGATTCGGGGACCATGCTCAACCCTATACGCACCATCGGCAGTCAATTTATAGAATACATACGCACCCATAAACAAAAAACGAAAAAAGAGGCTTGGGAAATGGGATGGATGATGCTGGAGCGGATGGGATTGCCTCATAGTAAAACTATTATGAAATCTTACCCTTTCCAACTTTCCGGTGGCATGCGCCAACGGGTGGGTATTGCCATGGCTATGGTGTTTGAGCCTCGTATTTTACTGGCAGATGAACCTACTAGCGCCCTGGATGTGACAACTCAATCCCAGATTGTACGGGAGATGATGGGCTTGCGGGAGAAATTCGGCACATCTATATTACTGGTAACCCACAATTTAGGAGTAGCTGCCTATATGGCGGATCGGATTCTTGTAATGACTCAGGGCAGTATCGTCGATCAAGGCGATCGACAGGCTATTTTAGAGCACCCTAGTGCCGATTATACTCGTGATTTGTTGGAATCAGTACCGTCAATGAGGGGGAAACGATATGTCTGA
- the dapG gene encoding aspartate kinase, translating to MDIIVQKYGGTSVNSPELRDKIVENVIKAREDGIATVLVVSAMGRKGEAYATDTLQNLIPAHYKDSRFMDMLISCGEIISTTVIATHLMDYGIEAISLTGGQAGILTDSTYGSANIVKVDGTYLQELLEEGKVPIVAGFQGQNEKGEITTLGRGGSDTSAVLLGITLKAKNVEIFTDVDGIMTADPKLVPNAKLIEEINYDDVFQLAQYGAKVIHPKAVDLAMQYNIPLKVINTSKYGESIGTLINNHPTNSAGLVAAVAHEYGKIQWSLSTKTRDKEIFKLMASNNISIDMINIFIDQSVFITNDIHKEKLIKILEENKIDYKYVNHCTKITIIGSKIRGVPGIMAKIMASLEGDISILQTSDSHTTISILVPTDVANRAVNLLHGSFNL from the coding sequence ATGGATATAATTGTTCAAAAATATGGTGGGACTTCTGTGAACAGTCCTGAATTAAGAGATAAAATTGTAGAAAATGTAATAAAAGCTCGGGAGGACGGTATCGCTACGGTTTTGGTCGTCTCAGCTATGGGTCGAAAAGGAGAAGCTTATGCAACAGATACCCTACAGAATCTTATTCCTGCTCATTATAAGGATTCTAGATTTATGGATATGCTTATATCTTGTGGAGAGATTATATCTACTACAGTCATTGCAACCCATCTTATGGATTATGGTATTGAAGCTATTTCATTAACGGGAGGTCAGGCAGGCATTTTAACAGATAGTACTTATGGTTCCGCAAATATCGTAAAGGTAGATGGTACTTATCTTCAAGAGCTTTTAGAAGAAGGGAAAGTACCTATAGTTGCAGGATTTCAAGGACAAAATGAAAAAGGAGAGATTACCACACTAGGTCGAGGAGGTAGTGACACTAGTGCAGTGCTACTGGGAATTACATTAAAGGCAAAGAATGTAGAAATTTTTACAGATGTAGATGGCATTATGACAGCAGATCCAAAACTGGTACCTAATGCAAAACTTATTGAAGAAATCAATTACGACGACGTGTTTCAATTGGCTCAATATGGTGCAAAGGTAATCCACCCAAAAGCAGTAGATTTAGCAATGCAATACAATATACCTCTAAAGGTAATCAACACAAGTAAGTATGGAGAAAGTATTGGAACCTTAATTAACAATCATCCTACAAATTCAGCTGGTTTAGTAGCGGCAGTAGCCCACGAATACGGTAAAATTCAATGGAGCTTGTCTACTAAGACAAGGGATAAAGAAATATTTAAACTCATGGCAAGTAATAATATTAGCATAGATATGATTAATATCTTTATAGATCAAAGCGTATTTATAACAAATGATATACATAAAGAAAAACTGATAAAAATATTAGAGGAGAATAAAATTGATTATAAATACGTAAATCATTGTACAAAAATCACCATTATTGGAAGCAAGATTAGAGGAGTACCTGGGATAATGGCCAAAATTATGGCTTCTCTTGAAGGAGATATATCTATTTTACAAACATCCGATTCTCACACTACTATATCCATCCTAGTACCTACAGATGTAGCTAATAGAGCTGTAAATCTGTTACATGGATCGTTTAATTTATAG
- the nikB gene encoding nickel ABC transporter permease → MLKGQIVKRFLQIVIVLFGVSFLSFLLIYMAPGDPVRAMFAVSGNIPPEEILVEIREELGLNRPFLAQYGSWLMKCLQGDFGTSYTHGKPVAQLLRARVMPTLQLSLLSLLMMLIMAIPLGVLSAIYQNRPLDYIIRVGSFFGISMPNFWAGLLLLYIVSLKLGWLPVVSAEMGLKKMLLPAFTLAFAMAGKYARQIRASVLEELKQDYISGARARGIKESTILCKHVIPNSMLPLLTLLGLSLGSLLGGTAIVEVIFSFPALGSLAISAITSMDYPLIQGFVLWIAMIYMLVNLAVDFSYNYLDPRLRKGA, encoded by the coding sequence ATGCTAAAAGGACAGATTGTTAAACGATTTCTTCAAATCGTTATTGTTTTGTTTGGTGTAAGTTTTTTGAGTTTCCTGCTCATCTACATGGCCCCGGGAGATCCAGTACGTGCTATGTTTGCAGTGAGTGGCAACATCCCCCCTGAAGAAATTCTGGTTGAAATAAGGGAGGAATTGGGTCTAAACCGTCCATTTCTCGCCCAATACGGTAGTTGGCTAATGAAATGCTTACAAGGAGATTTTGGCACTTCCTACACACATGGTAAACCAGTTGCCCAGCTCCTGAGAGCCCGAGTAATGCCTACTTTGCAGTTATCACTCCTGTCCTTACTTATGATGCTAATTATGGCGATTCCTCTAGGTGTGCTTTCCGCTATTTATCAAAATCGACCTTTGGACTATATTATACGGGTAGGTAGCTTTTTTGGGATTTCCATGCCTAATTTTTGGGCTGGGTTGCTGCTACTCTACATAGTATCGTTGAAACTAGGTTGGTTGCCCGTAGTGTCTGCGGAAATGGGACTGAAAAAAATGCTATTGCCAGCGTTTACCTTGGCCTTTGCTATGGCGGGGAAGTACGCACGTCAAATTCGTGCTTCTGTGCTGGAGGAGCTAAAGCAGGATTATATATCTGGCGCTAGGGCTAGGGGAATCAAGGAATCTACTATTCTGTGTAAACATGTAATACCTAACTCCATGTTGCCCCTCCTTACCTTGCTTGGATTATCCTTGGGCTCGCTGCTAGGTGGCACTGCTATAGTAGAGGTGATTTTTTCTTTTCCGGCATTGGGAAGTCTTGCGATTTCAGCTATTACATCTATGGACTACCCCTTAATACAGGGCTTTGTCCTATGGATTGCCATGATTTATATGCTAGTTAATCTGGCGGTTGATTTTTCTTACAACTATCTAGATCCCCGCCTTAGGAAAGGAGCGTAG